The following proteins come from a genomic window of Diadema setosum chromosome 20, eeDiaSeto1, whole genome shotgun sequence:
- the LOC140243548 gene encoding galanin receptor 2a-like gives MENESPEDLNNGDQWLWASVSWEWWTILQLVSAIVGTVGNLLVICVIFRPKIVRRSTDTLIGALAVADFLTSVFLIPIPDILRVPPSWLGEFYCKFIFTSRPMWISVSASIFTLAVISVERFVAIAFPFRSKRIFSHRHTLLCIAAIWAAAFVLNSFAFFVFFVDSVKHDCYIRFPTPSGSHVLGLTSFLLVLVVPIIVMLLAQAFTVYILHRQSRKFLQESAGKVDDSHPSVRILRAKKRVIRLLFVVVLTFIVCWAPNQSAYLAFNLGLLSPKYLYGPVDRVLVVLAFCNSCANPIIYTVQHKKFRDALKSFLSCREGTSAPVFGQKFDENSESQDQEARADQKDRGKTRIFFINIK, from the coding sequence ATGGAAAACGAAAGTCCGGAAGATCTTAATAATGGCGACCAGTGGCTTTGGGCTTCAGTTTCTTGGGAGTGGTGGACGATTCTACAGTTGGTATCTGCGATCGTGGGAACTGTCGGGAATTTATTGGTCATATGCGTCATTTTCCGGCCGAAAATTGTCAGAAGATCCACCGACACCCTCATCGGAGCCCTGGCCGTGGCGGATTTCCTCACCTCGGTTTTCCTCATCccgattcccgacatcctccgCGTCCCTCCATCCTGGTTGGGGGAATTCTACTGTAAGTTCATCTTCACCTCTCGGCCGATGTGGATATCCGTGAGTGCGTCGATCTTCACCCTGGCGGTCATTTCCGTTGAGCGATTTGTGGCCATAGCGTTTCCGTTCCGTTCCAAGCGTATCTTCTCTCATCGGCACACTTTGCTCTGCATCGCGGCGATATGGGCGGCTGCATTCGTCCTGaacagctttgcattttttgtcttctttgtcGACAGCGTCAAGCACGATTGCTATATCCGATTTCCCACCCCAAGTGGTTCTCATGTCTTGGGCCTTACATCGTTCTTGCTTGTTCTTGTCGTCCCCATCATCGTGATGCTCCTAGCTCAGGCATTCAccgtgtacattctacatcgaCAATCGAGGAAGTTTTTACAGGAAAGCGCTGGAAAGGTGGATGACTCGCACCCTTCAGTCCGCATACTCCGGGCCAAGAAGCGGGTCATTCGGTTGCTCTTTGTCGTCGTGCTCACATTTATCGTCTGCTGGGCCCCGAACCAGTCGGCCTACTTGGCGTTCAACCTAGGCCTCCTCTCGCCGAAGTATCTGTACGGTCCCGTAGACCGAGTGCTCGTGGTTCTCGCCTTCTGCAACTCCTGTGCCAACCCAATCATCTACACTGTGCAACACAAAAAGTTTCGTGACGCCCTCAAGAGCTTCTTGTCGTGCAGGGAGGGTACCAGCGCGCCAGTGTTCGGACAAAAGTTCGATGAGAACAGCGAGTCGCAAGACCAGGAGGCCAGAGCGGATCAAAAGGACCGTGGTAAAACCAGGATTTTCTTCATTAACATCAAATAA